A genomic segment from Nicotiana tabacum cultivar K326 chromosome 7, ASM71507v2, whole genome shotgun sequence encodes:
- the LOC107784700 gene encoding putative linoleate 9S-lipoxygenase 5, producing MGIFPPCCTEVLEKMLEMVCGKQHDVPIESNSSNQTSSIKIKGTVVLRKKNVLNFKDAGSAFLDRMHELFGKRVILELISDVHADPGNGSKGKVGKPAILDWTSSKTWISVEEATFNITFELDESIGVPGAFIIKNYHHSQFYLKTVALEDIPGHGEVRFVCNSWVYPAHRYKYDRVFFSNKTYLPCNTPEPLRPYRNEELINLQGTGSGKLEEWDRVYDYAVYNDLGHGRPVLGGGKDYPYPRRGRTGRPLTKRDSSLESRLPLLSLNIYVPRDERFNHVKFMDFLRYGAKSMGRVIIPQLASLLAKPFNEFNSFKHVQKVYKGRVPDNSTESMPWEMLKGQLHKFPIPHVIKEDNSAWRTDEEFGREMLAGVNPVIIQRLQEFPPTSKLNPEVYGNQTSKITREQIEKYMDGLTVDDAIKYNRLFILDYHDGLMPYLNRINSTSNKIYASRTLLLLQDDGTLKPLAIELSLPHPQGDKHGSSSQVFTPCNDESAEGYVWHLAKAYVAVNDSGYHQLVSHWLNTHAALEPFIIATNRQLSVLHPIYKLLHPHFRDTMNINALARQILINAGGILELTVFPSKYAMEMSSSIYKNWVFTEQALPADLLKRGVAVPDPSQPHGLRLLIEDYPYAVDGLEIWSAIETWVEEYCSFYYIADEMIQDDPELQSWWTEVRNVGHGDLKDEPWWPQMQTRAELVQTCTIIIWVASALHAAVNFGQYPYAGYLPNRPTVSRRFMPMPGTPEYVELESNHERAYLKTITAQFQTLLGISLIEMLSMHSSDEIYLGQRDAPEWTSDSKPRHAFEGFHDKLVEIENRIMDRNNDNTLKNRKGPIQMPYTLLYPNASGDKSTTGLTGKGIPNSISI from the exons AAATGCTGGAAATGGTTTGCGGGAAGCAGCATGACGTTCCAATAGAAAGCAATTCTAGCAATCAAACCAGTTCCATTAAGATCAAGGGGACAGTTGTACTGAGGAAGAAAAATGTATTGAACTTCAAGGATGCTGGTTCTGCCTTCCTTGATCGAATGCACGAGCTCTTTGGCAAACGCGTCATCCTAGAGCTCATTAGTGATGTCCATGCTGATCCTG GAAATGGATCAAAAGGGAAGGTGGGAAAACCAGCAATTTTGGACTGGACATCCAGCAAGACTTGGATATCAGTGGAAGAAGCTACATTCAATATTACATTTGAGTTGGATGAGTCAATAGGAGTTCCAGGTGCTTTCATTATAAAGAACTATCATCATAGCCAGTTTTACCTGAAGACCGTTGCTTTAGAAGATATTCCCGGACATGGTGAAGTTCGTTTCGTCTGCAATTCTTGGGTGTATCCAGCACATCGCTACAAGTACGATCGGGTGTTTTTTAGCAACAAG ACATACCTGCCATGCAACACACCAGAACCCCTTCGGCCATACAGGAATGAGGAGCTCATTAATCTTCAGGGTACAGGTTCTGGCAAACTCGAGGAATGGGACAGGGTTTACGACTATGCAGTCTACAATGATTTAGGACATGGTCGACCAGTGCTTGGTGGGGGAAAGGATTATCCATACCCCCGAAGGGGAAGAACGGGCCGTCCACTGACTAAAAGAG ATTCTAGCTTAGAGAGCCGGCTTCCACTTCTGAGTTTGAACATTTATGTTCCACGAGATGAACGTTTCAACCATGTGAAATTTATGGATTTCCTTCGATATGGTGCCAAATCAATGGGTCGGGTCATAATTCCACAGCTTGCATCTCTGTTAGCCAAACCTTTTAATGAGTTTAACAGCTTCAAACATGTACAAAAAGTCTATAAAGGTCGAGTTCCTGATAACTCCACGGAAAGCATGCCATGGGAGATGCTTAAAGGACAACTTCATAAATTTCCAATTCCTCATGTAATTAAAG aagataactCTGCATGGAGGACAGATGAAGAGTTTGGACGTGAAATGCTGGCTGGAGTCAATCCTGTGATTATCCAGCGTCTCCAG GAATTTCCACCCACAAGCAAGCTAAATCCTGAAGTATATGGCAACCAAACTAGTAAAATCACAAGAGAGCAGATTGAGAAATACATGGATGGACTAACTGTGGATGAT GCAATAAAGTATAACAGGCTATTCATCTTAGATTATCATGACGGGCTTATGCCTTATCTTAATCGGATTAACTCAACATCCAATAAGATCTATGCTAGTCGGACCCTCCTTTTACTCCAAGATGATGGAACATTGAAGCCACTTGCAATCGAACTGAGCTTACCACACCCACAAGGAGATAAACATGGTTCCAGCAGTCAAGTATTTACCCCATGTAATGATGAGAGTGCTGAAGGCTATGTCTGGCATCTGGCTAAAGCCTATGTTGCTGTAAATGATTCTGGGTATCATCAGCTCGTCAGTCACTG GTTGAATACCCATGCAGCTTTAGAGCCATTTATTATAGCAACAAACAGACAATTGAGTGTGCTTCATCCAATCTATAAGCTTCTACATCCCCACTTCCGTGATACAATGAACATCAATGCTTTGGCTCGGCAGATCCTCATTAATGCAGGTGGAATACTTGAGTTGACAGTATTTCCATCCAAGTATGCCATGGAAATGTCTTCTTCCATCTATAAGAATTGGGTGTTCACTGAGCAGGCACTCCCTGCAGATCTACTTAAGAG agGAGTTGCAGTACCAGACCCAAGCCAGCCTCATGGCCTTAGACTTCTGATAGAGGATTATCCTTACGCCGTTGATGGACTTGAGATTTGGTCAGCAATTGAAACCTGGGTGGAAGAGTATTGCTCATTCTATTACATAGCGGATGAAATGATCCAAGATGATCCTGAACTTCAATCATGGTGGACAGAAGTTCGCAACGTGGGTCATGGTGACTTGAAAGATGAACCATGGTGGCCTCAGATGCAGACAAGAGCTGAGCTTGTCCAAACATGCACCATAATCATATGGGTGGCTTCTGCTCTTCATGCAGCAGTTAATTTTGGGCAATATCCTTATGCTGGTTATCTCCCAAATCGCCCAACCGTAAGCCGGCGCTTTATGCCAATGCCAGGCACTCCTGAGTATGTTGAGCTTGAGTCAAACCATGAGCGAGCCTACCTAAAGACCATCACAGCCCAGTTCCAAACTCTTCTTGGCATCTCTTTGATAGAGATGTTATCCATGCATTCTTCAGATGAGATTTATCTTGGACAAAGAGATGCTCCTGAATGGACTTCTGATAGTAAACCACGACATGCATTTGAGGGATTCCATGACAAACTGGTAGAAATCGAGAACAGAATAATGGATAGGAACAACGACAATACATTGAAGAACCGAAAAGGACCTATACAGATGCCTTATACGTTACTGTACCCAAACGCGTCAGGTGACAAGAGTACTACTGGACTTACTGGAAAGGGAATTCCCAATAGTATTTCAATCTGA